The genomic interval TTGGCGAAAATCGCTCCGTCATGAACGTTATTGTCAGTGCTTTCGTCAGCCTGCAAGACCAAGTTGTCGCATTCGCTCAAATCCACATTTATATCATAGGGATCATCATTGATACCCATAACAGGCGAATAATTCATCTCAAAGCTAACTTGAGCCTGATATCTTTGAAAAGCTTGTTGTGTTTTCAACATAGCCTGAGCCCAATCATCATCACTGCTAACCAGTTGATGACTAATATTGACCTGTTGCGCAATCAAAGACAAATGAAAGCAACAACAGAGCAAAAGTGTTAATATGTTAAATCTTTTCATAAAAAATAAAGATTAATAATCATAGATAAATGAACCTGATCATATAATATGATCAGGCCATTTTGAGGTAGTTTAATGAGAAATAAGTGAAAAGGGGTCATACGATTTCTTTAACCAATCCTTGAGTTCCGGAAGCAATTTTCTCATCAAAGGATTGCTTTCGGGGTTCTTCTTAATCACAGGATTTAATTGGTATTTATCATTAATGTTATCATATAGTCTAAACTCAAGATCTCGTCCGTCAGCAGAGCGAACCGCCACAAAAGTATGGGTTTTGGTTCTCAAGCCTCTATAGCCAAGGTTCCTCCAATCAATCCCCTCTTTCGCCAATTTAAGCGTATCCGCTACCCAAGGAGACATATCTTGTCCAACTGTCGCCAATGGCCAAGGCCTGCATACAAACTCATGCAGAAGAACACTATTTCGTTCATCCTTGACTCCCGATTCTTGTCTCATCAATGGCGACAAATCTTCCCCATCACAACTCTCTGGTATTTCAAGATCCATTAAACCAAGCAAACTTGGCATAATATCATAAGTCTGAAATAGTGGCTCGAATTCATGAGGCTTAAGCGCCTTAGGCCAACGGATCATCATAGGCACTGCTGAAGCTTCTTCATACCAAACGCATTTTTGCATACGGTCATGTGATCCCAGCATTTCTCCATGATCTGAAGTGAATACCAATATGGTATTATCAGCAATCCCTTCTTTTTCCAGATAATCCACGATACGCCCAAAATTGTTGTCACAAGACTCAACGGCAGCAAAATAGCTCTGTCGAGCCTCCTTGCCTAGAATATTGTTTTTTCCTGTACCCTTGGCATTAGGTCTAACATCAATATCCTCCAGATTATAATGATTTTTCAATTCCTCAGGCGCTATATACGGAGGATGAGGAGGGTTCCATGACAGAATCATAGAAAACGGTTTATCTTTATCTCTTTTTTGAAGATAATCCAAAGCAATATCTGTTTCATGATCCACAGACCATTGCTTTGGTCTTATCATTTTTTGGGAGTCTCCTGTCCAATAATGCGGATCAAAATGTACATCATGGGTATTGTAAGCGTACCAAAAGTCAAACCCATGTCTTCGTTTTCCTTCGGGAATATTCGCATCCCAATGCTTTGCTCCACTTTCAGGTTTAATATTTTTATTTAACTCGGGACAGTCAAGGTGCCACTTGCCAATATATGCTGTTTGATAGCCATTTTCTTTCCATACATCTCCCAAGCAAATTTCATTTTCATCTAGCTCTATAGAAAGCCCTGGTTGGCAATTAGTTGTAAGGCCTGTGGCCATTGGGAACTTACCAGACATCAATGACGCTCGATAAGGAGTTGACAATGGACAAGAGCTAACTGCATTTTTGAACACCACGGATTCTTTTGCGAAACGATCAAAATGCGGTGTTCTCACAGGATCTTCATTCATAAAGCCCAGTGATTGCTTTCTAAATTGATCAGCAAACACAAAGAGTATATTGGGTTGATCTTTTCTATTTTTCTTTCTTTTATTTTTAACTTCCTCATCGGAATCTTTATTATCGCCAGATACATTGCAGGACATCGCTGAGGCACCCAAGCCCAATATTCCTAGATTTTGCAAAAAATTTCTTCTCTCCATATGCTTAATGATTAAAAAATAACTTTTCTGAAAAAATTAAACTCATAATTACATATTAATCCTACTTCGATAATAAGGATGCTTAGATTTCTCAGGAGCAAACTCACTATTGATTTGAGGCATCTGAGCTTGAGTTGATTCCTTCCAGCCCTCCAATTTACGGATCATCTCTTCAACTGTTCCTTGATGACTTTCTGCCAAATTTGTAGATTCCCCTATATCTTTATTCAGGTTGTATAATTCATATCGATTTTCTTCGATAATATGAATCAATTTAAAATCTCCTTGTCTCATTGACGAATAAGGGACTGCTCCTCCCGGGTGATAGTGCGGATAATGAAAATAAATCGCATCTCTATCAATATCCTTTCCTTCAGCCAATGGCAATAAACTAAGGCCATCCATTTCAAGATCATTGGCTTCGCCAATAGCCTCCAACACCGTTGGAAAAATATCCATTCCCATCACAGGCTCGCTTACTTTTCTCGCTTGAGAAAAATGGCCTTTCCAATACATAAACATTGGAACTTTAACGCCACCTTCATACATGCTTCCTTTTCCTTCTCTCAGAGGATAATTCGAAGTAATCGTATCTCCCTTAATGGTATGCGTAAGGCCTCCATTGTCGCTAGCGAAAAACACCAAAGTATTTTCCGTTAAATTCAAGCTATCAAGCATCTTCATCACGTGGCCTATCGCTTCGTCAGTGCTTTTGACCATAGCGGCATAAGTAGCATTTTGCCATCGTGAGGATTCTGACTTTTTATTTTCGAAATATTCCTCCAGCTCTTTTTTTGCCTTAAGCGGAGTATGCACTTGATAAAAAGGCATGTAAAGAAAAAATGATGTGTCCTGATGACTTTCAATAAAGCTTGAAGCTTCTCTTGCCAATCTATCGGTCAAATACTCTCCTTCAGGACCGTCTGGAATTTGAGGATTGTGATAGGGAGAAAAGTAACTTTTAGGGTGTCCCTTTGAATTGCCTCCAAAATTAATATCAAAACCCTGATGTTCAGGATAATAATCTTCTTCTTCCCCCAAGTGCCATTTGCCATAAGAAGCCGTCACATAACCGCAACTCCTTAGCTTATCCGCCATGGTTGTCTCTTCCAAAGGCAAAAACTGTTGCCAATCCGGAATATCCATTTTAGCATATTTAAACTTATGGCCAGGTATCCAATCCGTAATATTAGTTGTGGATGGATACTTCCCTGTTAATAATGACGCTCTCGAAGGCGAACTTACCGTGCAATTGGAATAAGCGTTAATAAAATCCACAGACTGCCCTCTAAGCGAGTCAATCACTGGACTTTCATGATAATCATTGCCTGAAGAAGGCAAATCCGACCAACCCAGATCATCCACATAAAACACGACAACATTTGGCTTCTGTTTTACTTCCGCATGCTTTTGATCACTTGAAGAGGAAATACAACTGCTTGCCATCAGCCCTGTCAAGAGCAAATTACCAACACTATTCGTCTTTAATTGTAAACCTTTATTCATCATCAAGCGCATGTTTGGAAGTTTTCAAAGCTTTCTCTTAATTTAATCATTGCTCGTCTCATATGTGTTTCCACCGTTTTTTGAGACACTCCTAACTCTTCGGCAATTTCTCGATACTTCAAGCCTTGGTACTTGCTCATGCAGAATATCTCTCGGCTTCTTTGAGGCAAATCATCCACTGCTTTTTCCGCCCAAAGTATAAGCTCCTCATTATCCTGTTCGTAACTGCTTTCATTAAGCAGAGTTTCATAAGCAATGCTAGCTTCATGCTTTTTTTCCACCGCATTTTTTCTGATCAGATCAGTGCATTTATTATGCGCGGCACGCATAAGATATGGCTTGATATGTTGATATGGAATTTTATCTCGTCGACTCCAAAGGTCCATGAAAATAACTTGAACCACATCTTTGGCAAATTCGGGTCTGCATATTTTTCTTTGCACATAGTTTAATAAACTAGGAGCGTATGCTTCGTACAAATTCTGAAAGTTCAGTTCACTGTTTTCCAAGTGCTTTTGATGGACAAGTACAAATGAGTTTTCCATATCTAAAAAAATTAAAGCAAAAAAATAATTTCATCAGATGAACAAATCGCCTAACAATATTTGGCGTTTCTGATATCTCAAAGTTGCTTCCTTTCAAAAAAAAAGGCATGTCCAAATGTTGCAACAAAGGAACTATTTGTTGAAAAACTAAAGATTCAACACTCACAACAAACCACTCACAATCAGGTGATTACAATGAAAAATAACAATTTGAACACTACAATTACAACAATAGGATAGTTATTTACTGAAATATAGTTTCAAATTTAGAACACGATAGCGCTTCAATTTTTATGTAAATTTGATGTATTATTTTATCTTTAAGGTATACTATTATATTTTTTGAATTTAATTAATAATTGCTTTACTACATTTTTCACATTTTTTAACTTTTATGAAAAAAGCTCTACTCAGCATATTGATCCTGTTTTTTTCCTTTTCAACACAAAGTAAAAATTATCAATATATATTTGATCGATACACTATCCGAGAAGGACTTCCCAGCAACCATATCTATGATATCATTCAAGATGATCATGGATTCTTATGGATATCTACTGAAAACGGATTATCAAGATTTGACGGCTATTCTTTTCTGCAAATAAAACCTCAAAATACACAGTCCAAAATAAAAACGGACATCTACCAAATGCAATACCATCATGATACTTTATGGCTGGGAACAAAAAACGGACTTCAATATTTAAGCTTAAGAGACTTAAACTACCAAAAGAATGTCTTGAATAGCAAAGGAAGCATATCATCGCTTTTCTTAAACGACAATAATCTTTGGCTAGGATACAGTGATGGTGAAGTATATCGTTACAATAGGTCCAATCTTCAAAACGACAATTTTTTCAGCCTGCCCGATCAAGCCAATGGCATTCGATCGTTTTATACCTGCAAAAATGGGAAAATATTAGTCACAGCCGGCAATAAACTCATACAAATCAGCAACGACCCTCATGAAAAGTCCTTGAAGATATTACGCAACTTGTCAGGAAGAGTTCTTCTATTTGATCTTAAAGAAAATGGTGTTTGGTTGTCAAATCAAAACACGCTTTATCGTATTATCGAAACCATACACGGGGTACAGTTCTTAAAGGCAAAAATGAATTTGACCGCCAGTTCAATTCATTCCATGACAAGCGATAGTAAAGATAATATATGGATAGGCACTGATATAGGGCTATATAATGCGAAAATTACTAATTTGAATCAAATCTCTCTCTCGAAAATTCCTATTTGGAAGGATATGCCTGACGCACGCACAAAGATCAAAAAAGTATTTGTGGATAATTCAGGCACGCTTTGGGCATGCTCATTCAATGAGGGACTTTTCAAGTTAAACACGCAAGAAAGCAATATTATTCAGTTTCATCGATTATCTGACAAATGCCCGGAGAGCAATGATGTCAAAGTCATTTCCAAAAACTCCAAAGGCAACTTGCTATTAGGAACAAGACGTGATGGAATAACCGAATGGAAAGATAAAAATGTGATACATCATTTGAATCGCACATTGGAAAATAAGCACAATATAGCATTGGAAGACAACGCGATCACTTTCATTCACCCAGAAGGCGATAATTTCTGGCTTGGAACTTACAGTTCCATTATTCAAATGTCCAGCGATTATGAGTTGCTGAACATCATTAAAAGCCGTAAGAAACGAATGCCTTATAACATTCCCGGACCTATAACTTCGTTTTTGAAAGACTATCAGGGGGAATTTTGGGTTGGAACCCAAAGGGGAATGTTTCGAATTAATCAAAATACAAACAACGTAACAGCATATAATAATCAATCAGATAAAAATCATAAAATCACTGGCGATGACATCAATAAAATAATTGAAGATAAATACGGAAATATATGGGTAGCGACTAAAGAAAGCGGTCTCAACAAAATTTCCCCCGAACGAAAAACGATACTGCATTTTACAGAGAACAACCAATATCTGTCATCTAATAATATATTCGACATTTACGATGGGAAAGAGTGCATCTATATTGCCACAGACCTAGGCATAGATATAATCAAGGAAGACCAAAAAATCGCGTCAATCAATTATAAGAACGGGTTGCCCAAAAAAAGTATTCTATCTGTAGCCGAAGATCTAAACAGCAATCTATGGCTAGGTACTAACAATGGCCTTTTTATGCTGAAATCAGGCTTTTTAAATCTATTAACAAATGGCATCAAGCTATATTTTCAACAATATCTTCCCGAATACAGTTTTTCGGAACAAGCGGCATATTTAGACAAACATTCCGGCAAATTATACTTCGGTAGCGATGAAGGACTGGCGGAGGTAAATCCTGAGTCTATTAGTGAAAATT from Aureibacter tunicatorum carries:
- a CDS encoding sulfatase, with protein sequence MERRNFLQNLGILGLGASAMSCNVSGDNKDSDEEVKNKRKKNRKDQPNILFVFADQFRKQSLGFMNEDPVRTPHFDRFAKESVVFKNAVSSCPLSTPYRASLMSGKFPMATGLTTNCQPGLSIELDENEICLGDVWKENGYQTAYIGKWHLDCPELNKNIKPESGAKHWDANIPEGKRRHGFDFWYAYNTHDVHFDPHYWTGDSQKMIRPKQWSVDHETDIALDYLQKRDKDKPFSMILSWNPPHPPYIAPEELKNHYNLEDIDVRPNAKGTGKNNILGKEARQSYFAAVESCDNNFGRIVDYLEKEGIADNTILVFTSDHGEMLGSHDRMQKCVWYEEASAVPMMIRWPKALKPHEFEPLFQTYDIMPSLLGLMDLEIPESCDGEDLSPLMRQESGVKDERNSVLLHEFVCRPWPLATVGQDMSPWVADTLKLAKEGIDWRNLGYRGLRTKTHTFVAVRSADGRDLEFRLYDNINDKYQLNPVIKKNPESNPLMRKLLPELKDWLKKSYDPFSLISH
- a CDS encoding sulfatase, whose protein sequence is MMNKGLQLKTNSVGNLLLTGLMASSCISSSSDQKHAEVKQKPNVVVFYVDDLGWSDLPSSGNDYHESPVIDSLRGQSVDFINAYSNCTVSSPSRASLLTGKYPSTTNITDWIPGHKFKYAKMDIPDWQQFLPLEETTMADKLRSCGYVTASYGKWHLGEEEDYYPEHQGFDINFGGNSKGHPKSYFSPYHNPQIPDGPEGEYLTDRLAREASSFIESHQDTSFFLYMPFYQVHTPLKAKKELEEYFENKKSESSRWQNATYAAMVKSTDEAIGHVMKMLDSLNLTENTLVFFASDNGGLTHTIKGDTITSNYPLREGKGSMYEGGVKVPMFMYWKGHFSQARKVSEPVMGMDIFPTVLEAIGEANDLEMDGLSLLPLAEGKDIDRDAIYFHYPHYHPGGAVPYSSMRQGDFKLIHIIEENRYELYNLNKDIGESTNLAESHQGTVEEMIRKLEGWKESTQAQMPQINSEFAPEKSKHPYYRSRINM
- a CDS encoding RNA polymerase sigma-70 factor — translated: MENSFVLVHQKHLENSELNFQNLYEAYAPSLLNYVQRKICRPEFAKDVVQVIFMDLWSRRDKIPYQHIKPYLMRAAHNKCTDLIRKNAVEKKHEASIAYETLLNESSYEQDNEELILWAEKAVDDLPQRSREIFCMSKYQGLKYREIAEELGVSQKTVETHMRRAMIKLRESFENFQTCA